The sequence ACGTGCGCGGGTCCGAGTGGGTCAATCCCAAACGATTGGGTCGGCCCTACCGGCACCTCGTTCAGCCCGAAGACGTGCATCGGCGACGAGGGTGATTCACGCCGCTTCCCGGGGGCGAGTTCCTTGGGATCCCCCGGGATCAGCGTGCACCAGTGGTGCCCGTTGTTCATCGCGATACCGGTCCGGCCGATGACGACGCCTGATCCGTACGAGGAGCCTAGTGTTTGCGTGATGTTGACCGCGAGCCCGCTCGCATCGGCGGCGGCCAGGTGGGTGGTCGAGCGCTCGGGCGCGGACCGAGCCCGGCGAATCCGCTCCGCCGTCCGGCGGCGGCCGCCGTTGCGGGTCGCCCGCGCGACACGCCGCCGCGAACGGCCCCCCATCGCGTCCATGCGGCGGCTCACCTCCGCCCGGAGCTCGCGGATGCGCTCGTCGCTCAGCATCCACGCCAGCGGCACCTCGACGAACAGGGGATCGGCGACGTGGGCCGCCGCGTCCATTCGAGCGAGCCGGATCGCCTCGGCGACCACGGCCACGTGCGCCGGGCCGAGATGTTCTAGGTCGGCGAGGTTGAACGCCTCGAGGATGCGCAGCGTTTGAAGGATCTGCACCGCGCTGCTGGGAGGCGGGGTCGTGCGAAGCTCGTACCCCCGATACATCGCGGTGACCGGCGCCTCCCAGTGCAACGAATCGGGATAGCGCTGTAGGTCCTCTTCTGAAATCAACCCGCCGTGCTCGACCATGTAGGTGGCGATCGTCTGGGCGATGCGTCCTTCGTAGAAGGTCATCCACCCTTCTTGAGCGATCGTCCGGAGCGTCAGGGCGAGGCCCGGCTGGCGAAGCAACTCGCCCACCGCGTATGGACGGCCGTCGTTGAGGTAGGTGCGGGCGGCGTCGGGGTGCGGGGTCAGACGGTCCACCGCCAGGGC comes from bacterium and encodes:
- a CDS encoding gamma-glutamyltransferase family protein; this translates as MAYAGGASEFGVRPTALGRRGMVASANTLATQAGLRMLAAGGNAVDAAVATAAAITVVEPYFSAVGGIGIAVLTLPTGETRTLNFLGRSPARARPEMFTARTQDLGPLAPMVPGNVAGWARLHGEFGSLPIAQVLEPAIELADGGIPVTRFDFERTALAVDRLTPHPDAARTYLNDGRPYAVGELLRQPGLALTLRTIAQEGWMTFYEGRIAQTIATYMVEHGGLISEEDLQRYPDSLHWEAPVTAMYRGYELRTTPPPSSAVQILQTLRILEAFNLADLEHLGPAHVAVVAEAIRLARMDAAAHVADPLFVEVPLAWMLSDERIRELRAEVSRRMDAMGGRSRRRVARATRNGGRRRTAERIRRARSAPERSTTHLAAADASGLAVNITQTLGSSYGSGVVIGRTGIAMNNGHHWCTLIPGDPKELAPGKRRESPSSPMHVFGLNEVPVGPTQSFGIDPLGPAHVSKGGRLAFMIGTPGSYGIPQTTAQMIINLIDFDKNIQDAIAAPRFRWKDDVGDPLPPKVLLLEGRFPPAVRKALAARGYRLEILEDWSARVGGGQGIVFRDDRWMMGGADPRRNGYAMGW